From a region of the Methanothrix sp. genome:
- a CDS encoding NosD domain-containing protein yields the protein MHMRYALCLLMLLLNASAHAETIVVTPGSSIQAAVDSASSGDTIEIQGGIYSERIVVDKSLIIRGNTTSGYPEVNAGGSGTAVTISGSDVVIEGIRATGSGMASMDAGILVTGDNNRVIDCQVSGNRYGVALLFAEGCTLENILVEASSEAGILLDNSTNSIISGCRLENNIRGIRLISSESNTVRGNSISNTTFEALSVERSSNRNLIEDNVIRFSQIGISLETSRGNNITRNLASNNSIGIKIANRNDTESIRPIENPGKYGGVSIKYKPNSDIENYDVRDKDLSLYTTNTIYNNTLIDNEENAIDDGNNQWDNGAIGNHYSDFDEPEEGCRDRNRDGICDSAREIEGGMSTDRHPLSPKDPMKARFMSRKNGAYLGLDRMVFMPGERIDLRLSVPENLTAWIGILPAGEPHGAPDRTKAVSYSTANSSVREMALEAPRMVGFYEIRMYSTEELVSLPISVEVPEVHITPAEVKACEPINVTYSGAPGYEGDWIGMFSTGAGDRSPLSRKYLDGSTNGSFVLYTPSTPGTYNVRMFADDGYRLLAVSESVTVKPNAGVRIVAEPETVSPGQAIYVHFWGAMPDSVIGMYGVTRPDKFWINMQPTGGPSCGTLTFRAPYGGGNYDFRLFENNVYRKHMGASNVVRVV from the coding sequence ATGCACATGCGATATGCACTCTGTCTTCTGATGCTCCTCCTAAATGCATCGGCACACGCAGAAACCATTGTGGTGACGCCCGGGAGCAGCATCCAGGCGGCGGTAGACTCGGCATCATCCGGTGATACGATAGAGATTCAGGGTGGCATCTACTCGGAGAGAATCGTGGTGGATAAGAGCCTGATCATCAGGGGAAACACCACATCCGGATATCCTGAGGTGAATGCAGGCGGATCCGGAACGGCTGTTACGATCTCTGGAAGTGACGTGGTGATCGAGGGGATCAGGGCGACCGGCTCGGGGATGGCCTCAATGGATGCAGGGATACTCGTCACTGGAGATAACAACCGCGTTATCGACTGCCAGGTCTCCGGCAACAGATATGGGGTCGCGCTGCTCTTCGCGGAGGGCTGCACGCTTGAGAACATACTGGTTGAGGCTAGCAGCGAGGCAGGCATCCTCCTCGACAACTCCACAAACAGCATAATCAGTGGATGCAGGCTGGAGAACAACATCCGCGGCATAAGACTGATATCATCCGAGTCAAACACGGTGAGAGGAAACAGCATATCCAACACCACCTTCGAGGCCCTCTCTGTGGAGAGATCCAGCAACAGGAATCTCATCGAGGATAACGTCATCAGATTCAGCCAGATAGGCATCTCCCTGGAGACCTCCAGGGGCAACAACATAACCAGGAACCTCGCCAGCAACAACAGCATCGGGATAAAAATAGCAAATCGCAATGACACGGAATCCATCCGTCCAATTGAGAATCCGGGCAAGTACGGCGGAGTCTCAATAAAGTACAAGCCGAACAGCGATATCGAGAACTACGACGTCCGGGACAAAGATCTGAGCTTATACACGACCAACACGATCTACAACAACACGCTCATCGACAACGAGGAGAACGCCATCGATGACGGGAACAACCAGTGGGACAACGGCGCTATCGGGAACCACTACAGTGATTTCGATGAGCCTGAGGAGGGGTGCAGGGACAGAAATCGCGATGGCATATGCGACTCGGCCCGTGAGATCGAGGGCGGAATGTCAACAGACAGGCATCCGCTCTCGCCGAAGGATCCGATGAAGGCCAGATTCATGTCCAGGAAGAATGGCGCGTACCTCGGCCTGGACAGGATGGTGTTCATGCCCGGTGAGAGGATCGATCTGAGGCTGTCGGTTCCTGAGAATCTCACCGCCTGGATAGGAATACTGCCCGCAGGCGAGCCCCATGGTGCTCCCGACAGGACAAAGGCGGTATCGTACAGCACCGCGAACAGCAGTGTGAGGGAGATGGCTCTCGAGGCTCCGAGGATGGTGGGGTTCTACGAGATACGGATGTACTCCACGGAGGAGCTGGTGAGTCTCCCCATAAGCGTTGAGGTGCCTGAGGTCCACATCACACCTGCAGAGGTCAAGGCATGCGAGCCGATCAATGTCACATACTCAGGAGCTCCGGGATACGAGGGCGACTGGATAGGAATGTTCTCCACAGGGGCAGGGGATCGCTCGCCGTTATCCAGAAAATACCTCGACGGGAGCACGAACGGCTCGTTTGTGCTGTACACACCAAGCACCCCGGGGACTTACAACGTGCGGATGTTCGCGGACGACGGCTACAGACTCCTTGCGGTCAGCGAATCGGTGACAGTTAAGCCGAATGCAGGGGTGAGGATAGTCGCGGAGCCCGAGACCGTCTCGCCAGGCCAGGCGATATACGTGCACTTCTGGGGTGCGATGCCTGATAGCGTAATAGGGATGTATGGTGTGACAAGGCCGGACAAATTCTGGATAAATATGCAGCCGACAGGCGGGCCGTCATGCGGCACCCTGACATTCAGGGCTCCATACGGCGGGGGCAACTATGACTTCAGGCTGTTTGAGAACAACGTCTACAGGAAGCACATGGGTGCCAGCAACGTCGTGCGTGTCGTGTAG
- a CDS encoding CBS domain-containing protein has product MENSIQLGRVMGIPIRLHVTFLLIIPWVAYLFGSVNATVFGKLYGFGAVEPPLIRWAYSLLFAVLLFVCVGLHELGHSFVAKRYGIEIRSITLYFFGGVASMEEIPRNPSMELRMAIAGPAVSGALGVISILLYTQSESMLGEGHPFSVLLWTLGIMNIILMIFNLIPAFPMDGGRVLRAWFSTRMPYVVATKNAAALGKIFAVFLIFLGLFTLNFLTLIIGIFLYIAASEEDRSTTIADSLRGIKVRHIMSKDVRVVPPEMTLAELMRLMFYEKHRGYPVMVGDAIVGIVTITDLQRVPEHLRETTRVGDVMTRNIYVIGPDDEATAAIKIMGDKKIRRLPVIEDGRLVGIISREDLLRAIELCSDVRL; this is encoded by the coding sequence ATGGAAAACTCCATCCAGCTCGGCAGGGTCATGGGGATACCGATACGGCTTCATGTGACATTTCTTCTGATCATCCCCTGGGTTGCATATCTCTTCGGAAGCGTCAACGCCACAGTTTTCGGCAAGCTGTACGGCTTTGGTGCGGTCGAGCCCCCGCTCATAAGATGGGCTTATTCACTCCTCTTCGCGGTGCTGCTCTTTGTCTGTGTGGGGCTGCACGAGCTGGGCCATTCATTCGTCGCAAAAAGGTACGGAATAGAGATACGAAGCATCACCCTCTACTTCTTCGGCGGCGTCGCCTCGATGGAGGAGATCCCGAGAAACCCATCGATGGAGCTGAGGATGGCTATAGCCGGACCAGCAGTCAGCGGGGCTCTCGGCGTGATCTCGATACTGCTCTACACTCAGTCGGAATCGATGCTTGGCGAAGGCCATCCGTTCTCCGTACTGCTGTGGACACTGGGCATAATGAATATCATTCTGATGATATTCAATCTCATCCCTGCATTTCCAATGGACGGCGGTCGGGTGCTCAGGGCGTGGTTCTCCACCCGGATGCCGTATGTGGTCGCGACAAAGAACGCAGCCGCCCTCGGAAAGATCTTTGCAGTATTTCTCATATTCCTCGGGCTTTTCACGCTGAACTTCCTCACGCTCATCATAGGCATATTCCTCTACATAGCGGCCTCTGAGGAGGACAGGAGCACCACAATAGCAGACAGCCTGCGGGGCATAAAGGTGAGGCACATAATGTCAAAAGATGTGAGAGTTGTGCCACCTGAGATGACCCTGGCGGAGCTGATGCGATTGATGTTCTATGAGAAGCACAGGGGCTACCCTGTGATGGTGGGTGATGCGATTGTGGGGATAGTCACGATCACGGATCTGCAGCGTGTTCCTGAGCATCTGCGCGAGACAACCCGTGTCGGAGATGTCATGACCAGAAACATATATGTCATAGGACCGGATGATGAGGCGACCGCGGCCATAAAGATCATGGGCGATAAGAAGATAAGAAGGCTCCCCGTCATCGAGGATGGCAGGCTGGTGGGTATAATATCAAGAGAGGATCTTCTCAGAGCCATCGAGCTCTGCTCGGATGTGAGGCTGTAA
- a CDS encoding FprA family A-type flavoprotein — protein MIREICKNVFYVGAVDWDRRLFDALIPLPEGTSYNSYLIKGSEKTVLIDAVDPSKKDVLLRNLDELRVDSIDYVVSQHAEQDHSGAIKFLIDRYGSTVLGSQKCVELLVDFGIVSKDKVRAVSGGEMLSLGDMTLEFISAPWVHWPDTIFTYLLEKRVLFTCDFLGSHLATSDLFGWNPDSAKRYYAEIMMPFRSNARRHLERVRALGPEIIAPSHGPLHNTPEAVLSAYADWTSDDVKNEVVVPFVSMHGSTEKIVSHLVDALIDRGVSVKRFDLTKTDIGALAASLVDAATMVFGTPAFITRPHPLIAYAAILANALRPKARFASVIGSYGWGARIVEEVKALMPNLKMEIIEPVIVKGYPKEDDLRAIERLADEILRRHRELGLL, from the coding sequence ATGATCCGGGAGATATGCAAAAACGTCTTCTACGTGGGCGCAGTGGACTGGGACAGACGGCTCTTCGATGCGCTCATACCCCTGCCGGAGGGCACCAGCTACAACTCGTATCTCATAAAGGGCAGCGAGAAGACCGTGCTGATAGATGCGGTTGATCCGAGCAAGAAGGATGTGCTGCTCAGGAACCTCGACGAGCTCCGCGTTGATAGTATCGATTATGTGGTGTCACAGCACGCTGAGCAGGACCACTCCGGTGCGATAAAGTTCCTGATCGATCGGTACGGTTCCACAGTTCTCGGATCCCAGAAGTGCGTGGAGCTTCTCGTTGATTTCGGCATCGTCTCAAAGGATAAAGTCCGCGCAGTGAGCGGTGGTGAGATGCTCTCTCTGGGAGATATGACACTTGAGTTCATAAGCGCACCATGGGTCCACTGGCCAGACACCATATTCACGTATCTCCTGGAGAAAAGAGTGCTTTTCACATGCGATTTTCTCGGATCCCATCTTGCGACCAGCGATCTCTTCGGGTGGAACCCCGACAGCGCAAAGAGGTATTACGCTGAGATCATGATGCCGTTCAGGTCGAACGCGAGGAGGCACCTCGAGCGTGTGAGGGCCCTCGGTCCAGAGATCATCGCGCCGAGCCACGGACCGTTGCATAACACGCCTGAGGCGGTGCTGAGCGCCTATGCGGACTGGACATCAGATGATGTAAAAAACGAGGTGGTGGTGCCATTTGTATCGATGCACGGCTCCACCGAGAAGATTGTGAGCCATCTGGTCGATGCGCTGATCGATCGAGGAGTATCAGTGAAGAGGTTCGATCTCACCAAGACCGATATCGGAGCGCTTGCAGCATCGCTTGTGGACGCCGCCACCATGGTCTTCGGGACCCCGGCGTTCATAACAAGGCCGCATCCACTGATCGCATATGCAGCCATCCTCGCGAATGCGCTGCGCCCAAAGGCCAGGTTCGCATCTGTCATCGGCTCGTACGGCTGGGGCGCCAGGATCGTCGAGGAGGTGAAGGCTCTCATGCCGAACCTGAAGATGGAGATCATAGAGCCTGTCATCGTGAAGGGCTACCCAAAGGAAGATGACCTCAGGGCGATCGAGAGGCTTGCAGATGAGATCCTCAGGAGACACAGGGAGCTCGGGCTGCTTTGA
- the cdhA gene encoding CO dehydrogenase/acetyl-CoA synthase complex subunit alpha produces the protein MAKLEGSFTVEDMKNVQINIGAVVKEEEEWDQPMGPFPKPQIATLRDWDFKILNRYRIFYAPADDTCTLCTYGPCDLTGNKRGACGIDMAGTCGKIVLVACLMGTCAHTAHGRHLYHWTLDKFGDMKFDMGTDILVTAPLTETIIGIRPKSLKDFGKALEYCEEQITQLLAATHTGQEGSYVDFESKALHTGMIDSLGKEICDMLQIVAYNMPRGDPNAPLVEIGMGTLDQNKAVLIAYGHNLAAGAEAMFYTETNNLWDKVDIGGVCCTAIDLTRIGEGMGEKKVPDMVGTKAKVAGAIGWWRKMVRAGIMDTVMIDEQCVWCDALKDCEERKIPLIATNDKIMLGLKDRTNDPVDEIVDDLVNFRVPGVVILDPVKAGEVGVKTAIAVKPKRADIKNKSVLTEDEFKKLVSSCTKCNECAFVCPPHIRISNLMEEAAKGNLEPFSSTYEVCVGCGRCEQVCRQDLPILKMYEYANREYIRNQKFKMRAGRGPIRDTEIRAVGAPIVLGTIPGVIALVGCSNYPNGTKEAYDIAKEFVDRGYIVVTSGCMAMDMSLYTDAEGKTIWEQYPGAFDGRNICNVGSCVANAHIHGAAIKVATIFAHRNHRANYDDIADYILSKVGACGIAWGAYSQKAASIATGVNRIGVPVVVQPHSVIYRRAFLGRADLPEDWMVIDARDGSKVRIEPAPEHMLYVAETKEEAMLMMAKLCFRPSDNSIGRMIKLTHYCDISMKYFGKLPDDWPVYVRHASELPLAWKDQMMKELEEKYGWKIDWKAKKIVEGPIRPADVSFDPTNIERKIRVRK, from the coding sequence ATGGCAAAGCTCGAGGGCAGCTTTACAGTTGAGGACATGAAGAATGTCCAGATCAACATAGGGGCTGTCGTTAAGGAGGAGGAGGAATGGGACCAGCCGATGGGTCCGTTCCCGAAGCCGCAGATCGCAACCCTGCGCGACTGGGACTTCAAGATTTTGAACCGTTACAGAATATTCTACGCGCCTGCAGACGATACCTGTACACTGTGTACATACGGTCCATGTGATCTCACCGGCAACAAGCGCGGAGCATGCGGCATAGATATGGCTGGAACATGCGGAAAGATCGTTCTGGTCGCATGCCTGATGGGTACATGTGCTCACACCGCGCATGGTCGTCACTTGTACCACTGGACTCTCGACAAGTTCGGGGACATGAAGTTCGATATGGGCACAGATATACTTGTGACAGCACCTCTGACTGAGACCATAATCGGCATAAGGCCGAAATCGCTGAAGGACTTCGGCAAGGCTCTTGAGTACTGCGAGGAGCAGATCACGCAGCTTCTGGCGGCAACGCATACAGGTCAGGAGGGCAGCTATGTCGATTTCGAGTCCAAGGCCCTTCATACGGGCATGATAGATTCGCTCGGCAAGGAGATCTGCGATATGCTGCAGATCGTGGCCTACAACATGCCACGCGGCGATCCGAACGCTCCGCTAGTCGAGATCGGCATGGGTACGCTGGACCAGAATAAGGCCGTTCTTATCGCATATGGTCATAACCTCGCAGCCGGCGCCGAGGCTATGTTCTACACTGAGACGAACAACCTTTGGGACAAAGTCGATATAGGTGGCGTATGCTGCACGGCCATCGATCTCACCAGGATCGGCGAGGGCATGGGTGAGAAGAAGGTTCCTGACATGGTCGGAACCAAGGCCAAGGTCGCTGGAGCCATAGGCTGGTGGAGGAAGATGGTCAGGGCAGGCATCATGGACACTGTGATGATTGACGAGCAGTGCGTATGGTGCGATGCCCTGAAGGACTGCGAGGAGCGCAAGATACCGCTGATCGCCACAAATGATAAGATAATGCTGGGTCTCAAGGACAGGACAAATGACCCGGTTGATGAGATCGTGGACGATCTGGTTAACTTCAGGGTGCCTGGAGTAGTGATACTCGATCCGGTGAAGGCTGGCGAGGTTGGTGTTAAGACTGCCATTGCGGTTAAGCCGAAGCGCGCTGATATCAAGAATAAGAGTGTGCTTACAGAGGATGAGTTCAAGAAGCTGGTCTCGAGCTGTACAAAGTGCAATGAGTGCGCATTCGTCTGCCCGCCACACATCAGGATAAGCAATCTCATGGAAGAAGCCGCGAAGGGCAACCTGGAGCCGTTCTCCTCGACATATGAGGTTTGCGTTGGATGTGGCAGATGCGAGCAGGTCTGCAGGCAGGATCTCCCGATACTCAAGATGTATGAGTACGCCAACAGGGAGTATATAAGGAACCAGAAGTTCAAGATGAGGGCTGGCAGAGGGCCGATCAGGGATACAGAGATCAGAGCAGTTGGTGCGCCCATAGTTCTCGGCACGATCCCTGGCGTGATAGCGCTTGTCGGATGCAGCAACTATCCGAACGGCACCAAGGAGGCGTACGACATCGCCAAGGAGTTCGTGGATAGGGGCTACATCGTTGTCACATCGGGCTGCATGGCGATGGATATGTCCCTCTACACTGATGCAGAGGGCAAGACGATCTGGGAGCAGTATCCAGGTGCATTCGATGGCAGAAATATATGTAACGTCGGATCATGTGTTGCAAATGCCCACATACATGGAGCTGCGATAAAGGTCGCCACGATATTCGCTCACAGGAACCATCGTGCAAACTACGATGATATTGCAGATTACATACTCTCCAAGGTCGGAGCGTGCGGCATAGCCTGGGGCGCATACTCGCAGAAGGCAGCCTCAATTGCGACTGGTGTTAACAGGATTGGTGTACCTGTTGTGGTGCAGCCACACTCTGTGATATACCGCAGGGCGTTCCTGGGAAGGGCCGATCTGCCAGAGGACTGGATGGTTATAGATGCAAGAGATGGCTCCAAGGTGAGGATCGAGCCTGCTCCTGAGCACATGCTGTACGTTGCGGAGACAAAGGAGGAGGCCATGCTGATGATGGCCAAGCTATGCTTCAGACCCAGTGATAACTCGATTGGCCGTATGATCAAGCTGACCCACTACTGCGATATATCCATGAAGTACTTCGGCAAGCTGCCGGATGACTGGCCTGTCTATGTGAGGCATGCATCTGAGCTTCCGCTCGCCTGGAAGGACCAGATGATGAAGGAGCTCGAGGAGAAGTACGGCTGGAAGATCGACTGGAAGGCGAAGAAGATCGTCGAGGGTCCGATCAGGCCGGCAGATGTGAGCTTCGATCCGACCAACATCGAGAGGAAGATCAGGGTCAGGAAGTGA
- the cdhC gene encoding CO dehydrogenase/CO-methylating acetyl-CoA synthase complex subunit beta, with translation MAEEIQLDISPMYEGERIRKEDLWIEMGGPKADGFELTLAASMDEVQDGKVTVIGPEPKDIKEGSTIPFGMIFKVAGEKIEKDLESIIERRNHALLSYISGLMHLNQRYDIWMRMGKSLQKKGVQYWEQIFKPVINLYKAEMPFIEKMEVTIVTDPAKVKEELEKAMQVYKARDERAKGLHDEDVDVFYGCTLCQAFAPTSACVVTPDRPSLCGAITWFDGRAASKVDPEGPQFPIPKEGLKDPIAGEYESINQMAAKRSGGEYTVMKLYTFFDAPHTSCGCFETIGFYMPEVDGIGIADRDFKGAAPNGLPFSTMAGQTGGGKQVVGFLGMGVLYYFSPKFLQADGGWRRIVWMSKRLKERVKEGIPAEMYDKIATEDDAKDLDSLKRFLLKVDHPVVTGVVRPVDGKKITEGWKFEEVTDELKEKVIAFIEKYGGEIDTDNVKNELLMSEGQFMQVVEALQADGVLE, from the coding sequence ATGGCTGAAGAGATTCAACTGGACATATCCCCGATGTACGAAGGGGAGCGCATAAGGAAGGAAGACCTGTGGATAGAGATGGGCGGACCGAAGGCAGATGGCTTCGAGCTGACCCTTGCAGCGTCGATGGACGAGGTACAGGACGGTAAGGTCACAGTCATCGGCCCCGAGCCCAAGGATATCAAGGAGGGCTCAACGATCCCCTTCGGCATGATATTCAAGGTCGCGGGCGAGAAGATCGAGAAGGACCTGGAGTCGATCATAGAGAGGCGCAACCACGCGCTGCTCTCCTACATAAGCGGCCTCATGCACCTCAACCAGAGGTACGACATCTGGATGAGGATGGGCAAGAGCCTGCAGAAGAAGGGAGTCCAGTACTGGGAGCAGATATTCAAGCCTGTCATAAACCTGTACAAGGCTGAGATGCCCTTCATCGAGAAGATGGAGGTTACAATCGTCACAGATCCGGCGAAGGTCAAGGAGGAGCTGGAGAAGGCGATGCAGGTTTACAAGGCGAGGGACGAGAGGGCGAAGGGTCTCCATGACGAGGATGTGGATGTCTTCTACGGATGCACACTCTGCCAGGCGTTCGCCCCCACAAGCGCATGCGTCGTGACGCCCGACAGGCCTTCGCTCTGCGGAGCCATCACATGGTTCGATGGCCGCGCTGCGTCAAAGGTCGACCCGGAGGGCCCGCAGTTCCCGATACCCAAGGAGGGCCTGAAGGACCCGATCGCAGGCGAGTACGAGAGCATCAACCAGATGGCTGCGAAGAGATCCGGCGGCGAGTACACAGTGATGAAGCTGTACACGTTCTTCGATGCTCCCCACACCTCATGCGGCTGCTTCGAGACAATCGGCTTCTACATGCCTGAGGTCGACGGAATAGGGATCGCGGACCGCGACTTCAAGGGCGCAGCTCCGAACGGCCTGCCGTTCTCGACCATGGCTGGACAGACAGGCGGCGGCAAGCAGGTCGTCGGCTTCCTCGGAATGGGTGTGCTGTATTACTTCTCCCCGAAGTTCCTCCAGGCGGACGGCGGCTGGCGCAGGATCGTCTGGATGTCCAAGAGGCTCAAGGAGAGGGTGAAGGAAGGAATACCCGCGGAGATGTACGACAAGATCGCCACAGAGGACGATGCCAAAGATCTCGATTCGCTGAAGAGGTTCCTGCTCAAGGTCGATCATCCTGTCGTGACAGGCGTTGTGAGGCCAGTTGATGGCAAGAAGATCACCGAGGGCTGGAAGTTCGAGGAGGTCACGGACGAGCTGAAGGAGAAGGTCATCGCCTTCATCGAGAAGTATGGAGGAGAGATCGATACAGACAACGTGAAGAACGAGCTCCTCATGAGCGAGGGGCAGTTCATGCAGGTTGTCGAGGCACTCCAGGCCGATGGCGTGCTAGAGTGA
- a CDS encoding N-glycosylase/DNA lyase, with the protein MATHEIEQLRELHGELEDIIEARLREFDQIWLNADEERLFEELVFCLLTPQSRARACWAAVEKLSSRGELRCPARERVHMELRGVRFSRRKAEYICMARELFTVDGRLSVRAHIDPQNPFQTREWLVGNVKGMGYKEASHFLRNIGLGRDLAILDRHILKSLVRFGVIPYIPKTLGRSMYLKIEAAMLDFARHINIPMSHLDMVLWYMGAGEVFK; encoded by the coding sequence ATGGCAACACATGAGATCGAGCAGCTGAGGGAGCTGCACGGGGAGCTGGAGGATATCATAGAGGCCAGGCTGAGAGAATTCGATCAGATCTGGCTTAATGCTGATGAGGAGCGGCTCTTCGAGGAGCTTGTCTTCTGTCTCCTGACACCACAGTCGAGAGCAAGAGCATGCTGGGCGGCTGTGGAGAAACTGTCATCAAGAGGGGAGCTCCGCTGTCCAGCCCGGGAGAGGGTACATATGGAGCTCAGGGGCGTGCGGTTCAGCCGCAGGAAGGCTGAGTACATATGCATGGCGAGGGAGCTGTTTACAGTGGATGGTAGGCTCTCGGTGAGGGCTCACATCGATCCACAGAATCCATTTCAGACGCGCGAATGGCTCGTCGGAAACGTGAAGGGCATGGGATACAAGGAGGCGAGCCATTTCCTGAGGAACATCGGCCTGGGCAGGGATCTGGCTATACTCGACAGGCACATCCTGAAGAGCCTGGTTCGGTTTGGAGTTATACCGTACATCCCGAAAACGCTGGGCAGAAGCATGTATCTCAAGATAGAGGCTGCGATGTTGGATTTCGCGCGCCACATCAATATACCGATGTCGCACCTCGATATGGTCCTGTGGTACATGGGAGCCGGGGAGGTTTTCAAGTAG
- the cdhB gene encoding CO dehydrogenase/acetyl-CoA synthase complex subunit epsilon: protein MAVDTTKNPIPFEMAQIPGPEMAKAYPVKVIGAIIKKAKRPLLVVGAELFDDPIMFDKAIEIAKAKNMTIAATAHTIRGFIERGYTTNVYQIGLHPLTNYLRFKDWKGLDGQGHYDVVIFMGIFYKFANAMFSALKHFNRDIKRVSIDRYYHVNADMTFGNLAFDSAGYHEAIDELIAILKK, encoded by the coding sequence ATGGCAGTCGACACAACCAAAAACCCCATACCTTTTGAGATGGCCCAGATCCCCGGGCCTGAGATGGCAAAGGCCTATCCTGTGAAGGTCATAGGCGCCATCATAAAGAAGGCAAAGAGGCCGCTGCTGGTCGTGGGAGCAGAGCTCTTCGACGACCCGATCATGTTCGATAAGGCGATAGAGATCGCCAAGGCTAAGAACATGACGATCGCTGCGACAGCTCACACGATCAGGGGCTTCATCGAGAGAGGGTACACGACGAACGTCTATCAGATCGGGCTGCATCCGCTGACCAACTACCTGCGATTCAAGGACTGGAAGGGCCTGGATGGCCAGGGACACTACGATGTGGTCATCTTCATGGGTATCTTCTACAAGTTCGCCAACGCCATGTTCTCTGCGCTGAAGCACTTCAACAGGGACATCAAGCGCGTCTCCATCGACAGGTACTACCATGTCAACGCAGATATGACATTCGGGAACCTGGCGTTCGACTCTGCAGGATACCACGAGGCGATCGATGAGCTGATTGCAATACTGAAGAAGTGA